One Magnolia sinica isolate HGM2019 chromosome 2, MsV1, whole genome shotgun sequence genomic window, CCTACCATGGAAGCCTCTCGAGCTGAAGCCCGTCTCGTGATATTCTCCGCCATCGATGCTCTCCTCCAAAAGACAGGAATCAAACCCAAGGACATCGATATACTCATCGTCAATTGCAGTCTCTTCTCACCAACGCCGTCTCTGTCAGCGATGGTGGTGAACAAATACAAGATGCGGAGTAACATACGCAGCTTCAATCTGTCTGGTATGGGGTGTAGTGCTGGTGTTATATCCATTGATCTTGCTCGGGACTTACTTCAGGTGCACCCCAATTCAAATGCATTGGTTATCAGCACTGAAACCATCACACCCAACTGGTACGCTGGGAATCAACGGTCCATGTTGCTCCCCAATTGCTTATTTAGGATGGGTGGTGCGGCGATCCTCTTATCGAACAGACGTCGTGATAGCCGGCGGGCTAAGTACAGATTAGTCCATGTGGTTCGTACCCATAAGGGTGCGGATGATAAGGCCTACAGATGTGTCTATGAAGAAGAGGACACAGAAGgaaaggtggggatctcattATCGAAAGATCTGATGGCAATTGCTGGAGATGCACTCAAATCCAACATCACCACCATGGGACCGTTAGTCCTTCCGGCATCAGAGCAGCTTCTCTTTCTATTCACGCTGATTGGGCGCAAGATCGTCAATCCCAAATGGAAGCCCtacatccctgacttcaagcaagCATTCGAGCACTTCTGTATCCATGCAGGTGGACGGGCTGTGATTGACGAGCTGGAGAAGAACCTCCAGCTTGCACGGCAGCACGTCGAGGCGTCGAGGATGACGTTGCACCGGTTCGggaacacatcatcatcatctctgtGGTATGAATTGAACTACATCGAATCGAAGGGCCGGATGAAGAGGGGGGATCGTGTTTGGCAGATTGCATTCGGGAGCGGGTTCAAGTGCAACAGTGCAGTATGGAAATGCAACCGTACGATCAGGACCCCAACAGATGGGCCATGGTCCGATTGCATCCACAGGTACCCAGTAGAAATTCCTGATGTGGTCAAGCTCTAAGCTCTAGCTTCTTCAATGACCCACCATCAATTTATTGTCGCCCATCTTCTCTTCCTATTGCATTCTTGACTGTTTCTTTCATAAAATCGACACTACCACCTTCCTTAGTACATTACAATTGTATTCTCTgtaagtggagagagagagagagagagagagagagagagagagagagagagagagagagagagagagagagagagtaatatccATGGGATCAGGTGGGTTCCTTCATCTAAGAGTGTCGAGTACGTACATATTTTTCTGGTATGTTTGTGTATCAACGTAAGAAAGATGTATTactattatttttcttctcaagactAATCTGGTGTGTGTTTTCCATAAGGTTGCTTTGCTTTTCCAAGTATCTGACATATGGCATGTCAGGTAttagatccaaactgtttattcaGTGGGCCCTTATTTAGTGGGCCCTAACTCTAGATGCCTCTCtgtggaaaaaataataatacaagAAATGGAGTATTATAGTGATCATAAAGGGAaggattggctgctgtaccacacaccaccaatctggatggtgtgctggcgtcaccaaattctgtaggtcccatcatgaggtatgtgttatatcccaaccgtccttccatttgacgagctcataGTAAGGCTtgaccaaaaaataagacaaatccaaatatcaagtggaccacactgcaaaaagcagtgggggattgaacttctacaatTGAAGCActttcacataagttttggatcgatatgatattttttcccctct contains:
- the LOC131237550 gene encoding 3-ketoacyl-CoA synthase 6-like, with product MPNSPLPDFSNSVKLKYVKQGYQYLVNNFLTFLFVPIMAGILIEILRKGPEEIAQLWRSLEFNLIQVLCSTFLIIFIATVYFMSKPRPIYLIDYACYKPPATCRVPFSTFMEHSRLANQFDPKSVDFQMRILERSGLGEETCLPPASHYIPPNPTMEASRAEARLVIFSAIDALLQKTGIKPKDIDILIVNCSLFSPTPSLSAMVVNKYKMRSNIRSFNLSGMGCSAGVISIDLARDLLQVHPNSNALVISTETITPNWYAGNQRSMLLPNCLFRMGGAAILLSNRRRDSRRAKYRLVHVVRTHKGADDKAYRCVYEEEDTEGKVGISLSKDLMAIAGDALKSNITTMGPLVLPASEQLLFLFTLIGRKIVNPKWKPYIPDFKQAFEHFCIHAGGRAVIDELEKNLQLARQHVEASRMTLHRFGNTSSSSLWYELNYIESKGRMKRGDRVWQIAFGSGFKCNSAVWKCNRTIRTPTDGPWSDCIHRYPVEIPDVVKL